The Patescibacteria group bacterium sequence ATTTTTCTTGTCGCTCATTTTACAAAAAATCACCACTAACTCTTTTCATAACTTATTTACTATCAACTGCTTTGTAAGTTTATGCGTCTGCTCTATAGATTAAGCCTTCGGCAAAATTCTTCGTTTTCATAATGTCTGTAAAAAAATATCGGATAAGAAATCAGACCTGCGAGAAAAAAATATAATGCTTTTGTAGGGCGGGTTTCCCTGCCGGGAAGATCGGGAAAGTGTGCCATGTCACACTTTTATTCCGTTTTCTCTCCTGTACGCATATCAAAAAAACGGGGATAATAACCCATCTTCATCAACACAACTCTCAACTTGATAGCCACTTAAACACGTCATGGTCCTCAGGAGAAGCAGAGCAATATATTTCACTTCTACTCTGGCAAATGGTTTGATACTGTATAGCCATCCAATTCTTGTAATTAATAAATATCGCGCCAAAAATATTATGAATGTAAATCGTGAACAAAGAGTAATTGGTAAAAGTATTGGGTAAGTGCTCTAATAAACGATTTGTTATCTTATCCTATATCCTGTTCTAGATAGCACAATAAGCCTTCCATTGAAAGAATCGGCTTGATAGTTTTTAAAGAGGTTCTCTATAGCATGAAAGATGTCGTCTAATATAGGAGGATGAATCCTTATAAGAATTATACCAAATAGATTTTGTGGGGGATATCTGAGTATGTCACCAACGTGTTTGTCAAATGTGATAATTGTTCTTTTTTCTTTAATTGCTAAATCAACGATCTTATCATCTGGGGCCTTAATTAAACCTGATTCTTGAGCAGTTTTGACATCATGACCTGATTTTCGAATATAGGAGGTTATTTGAGGAAAGATATTTTCATCGATAAGAAATCTCAATGCTGAGTAGCCTCTTCAAATGGAATGTATTCCTGGTCTTTAATAAGAGAAACTGCATAATGCAAACAATTTTTTATATCTTCCTTTGTTATGTTTGGATAATAATCCCTTATAACATCATCTGGTGTTAAACCGGATTCGAGAAGTTCAATGATAATATATACCATGATTCTGGTACCTTTTATACATGGTTGGCCATGACATATGTCTGGGTTAACTTCTATTCTGTTATCCAATGCTATACCTCCTGAAAATGTGAATTCATAGACTTTATTTAGTTTAAGAATATCATAAAGAGAATTACCAAAGATTCTTTAATAATGTATGTGCCACTTTTTGTCAAGAAATATTCGCTTAATATTCGCTTAAACGCTGGATGGGTCAATCGTGTTCATCCTGTCAATACTGCAAAGCCCCGCTGAGCGTGGCAAAGCTGACTAAGCTAAGCTGAGCTTAGTCTGGATTAATATTATAAATTGTAAATAAAAATGGTTTGTTAAACTTTAGATCACTTTACACTTTTTACCCGACGTGCAGTGTGGCGGGCTTGCCCGAAGTGCCTTTTGGCGGGTAGTACACTTTATATGTCCTTTGTCAAATATGAATGTAAATCTTGAACAAAAAATAATTGGTAAAAGAATGGGGAAGGTACCACTGGATTTAAACGGGCGCTGCT is a genomic window containing:
- a CDS encoding DUF5615 family PIN-like protein → MRFLIDENIFPQITSYIRKSGHDVKTAQESGLIKAPDDKIVDLAIKEKRTIITFDKHVGDILRYPPQNLFGIILIRIHPPILDDIFHAIENLFKNYQADSFNGRLIVLSRTGYRIR
- a CDS encoding DUF433 domain-containing protein, producing MDNRIEVNPDICHGQPCIKGTRIMVYIIIELLESGLTPDDVIRDYYPNITKEDIKNCLHYAVSLIKDQEYIPFEEATQH